From Weissella confusa, a single genomic window includes:
- a CDS encoding AEC family transporter, whose amino-acid sequence MDFGKAFTSTFENMDVLSAIASTIAIILLGFIMRKRGIFTETFGKTLTKVVMTLALPALAFTSFLAPINPQTFKQGMSILVWGILVYVILIFATKLMYLRYKGEKQDVMRVLTDFGSTTFFGIPIVTGIYGLKGAMYASIFNIGYRIFLYSYAYIKMSGQKMSKDNLRTMLLNPIVIATFLGLILWLAQGSMPQLNVVDATGAHTSVAFYRFDLTAPWLYKPMTYLSGLASPLAWLAIGSTLGEVSLAKAATDKDSWYYSFNKVILVPIINIVVLAVLSGLGVLPVDGTALATTIIMMATPTATVAAAYAISFDRSALLASNASLLSTVVATIAMPFWIVIAQMLGHLSIFH is encoded by the coding sequence ATGGATTTTGGGAAGGCTTTTACGTCTACGTTTGAAAACATGGACGTACTTTCTGCAATTGCTTCAACAATTGCAATTATTTTGCTGGGATTTATCATGCGCAAGCGTGGTATTTTCACGGAAACGTTTGGTAAGACGTTGACGAAGGTTGTTATGACGTTGGCATTGCCAGCTTTGGCGTTCACGTCATTTTTGGCACCAATTAACCCACAAACATTCAAGCAAGGAATGTCAATCTTGGTTTGGGGTATTTTGGTTTACGTTATCTTGATCTTTGCAACTAAGTTGATGTACTTGCGTTACAAGGGCGAGAAGCAAGACGTTATGCGCGTCTTGACGGACTTTGGTTCAACGACGTTCTTTGGTATTCCTATCGTAACGGGAATTTACGGTTTGAAGGGAGCAATGTATGCTTCAATCTTCAACATTGGATACCGCATTTTCTTGTACTCATACGCATACATTAAGATGTCTGGTCAAAAGATGTCTAAGGATAACTTGCGCACGATGCTTTTGAACCCAATTGTTATCGCAACGTTCTTGGGATTGATTTTGTGGTTGGCTCAAGGGTCAATGCCACAATTAAACGTTGTTGATGCTACGGGCGCACACACGTCTGTTGCCTTCTACCGTTTTGATTTGACGGCACCATGGCTATACAAGCCAATGACGTACCTATCAGGTTTGGCATCACCTTTGGCTTGGTTGGCCATCGGTTCAACTTTGGGTGAAGTATCATTGGCCAAGGCTGCTACTGATAAGGACTCATGGTACTACTCATTCAACAAGGTTATCTTGGTACCAATCATCAACATCGTTGTATTGGCTGTTTTGTCAGGTTTGGGTGTTTTGCCTGTTGACGGAACTGCTTTGGCTACGACGATTATCATGATGGCAACACCAACGGCTACGGTCGCTGCAGCGTACGCAATCAGCTTTGATCGTTCAGCATTGTTGGCTTCAAACGCCTCATTGTTGTCAACGGTTGTTGCAACGATTGCAATGCCATTCTGGATTGTGATTGCTCAAATGTTGGGTCACTTGAGCATTTTCCACTAA
- a CDS encoding nucleoside hydrolase yields MTEKVYFSHDGGVDDLASLLMLLSYEEQGLIELVGVGVVPADSYLEPAVAATRKIINRFSTHHDLLVSASDAKSSDPFPKEWRMDSFTVDALPILNEFGEGDTELSYNTAADDLASILAEATEPITLVFTGPVSDLGAVLQRDPSLSAKIDRLVVMAGTFGVGNIAEPEQDGTAEWNVFWDPQAFKIVFDSDIKIQMVGLESTHEVPLTPADRLRWAKLRSHPVMDFVGQAYATVPVLTHFETNSTYFLWDVLTTAYAKKPELVETKMMNVDVIPTGQSRGRTFETPEGREIEFVYHVNHDAFFTFFEETMMAMTHY; encoded by the coding sequence ATGACTGAAAAAGTGTACTTTAGCCATGATGGTGGTGTTGATGATTTGGCATCTTTGTTGATGTTGTTATCATACGAGGAGCAAGGCTTGATTGAACTAGTTGGTGTGGGGGTTGTGCCAGCTGATTCATACTTGGAACCTGCTGTTGCAGCGACGCGTAAGATTATCAACCGTTTCTCAACACACCATGATTTGTTGGTGAGTGCATCTGATGCCAAGTCGAGCGATCCATTCCCAAAGGAGTGGCGCATGGATTCATTTACGGTTGACGCATTGCCAATCTTGAATGAGTTTGGTGAAGGGGACACTGAGTTGTCGTACAATACAGCCGCCGATGATTTGGCATCAATCTTGGCGGAAGCAACAGAACCAATCACGTTGGTCTTTACTGGGCCAGTGAGTGATTTGGGAGCTGTCTTACAACGCGACCCAAGTTTGTCAGCGAAGATTGACCGTTTGGTTGTGATGGCTGGTACGTTTGGTGTTGGAAACATTGCTGAACCTGAGCAAGACGGTACGGCTGAATGGAACGTCTTCTGGGATCCACAAGCCTTCAAGATTGTCTTTGATTCAGACATCAAGATTCAGATGGTTGGGTTGGAGAGTACTCACGAAGTACCGTTGACGCCAGCTGACCGTTTGCGTTGGGCAAAGTTGCGTTCACACCCAGTGATGGACTTCGTCGGCCAAGCATACGCAACGGTGCCGGTATTGACGCACTTTGAGACAAACTCAACGTACTTCTTGTGGGATGTGTTGACGACGGCCTATGCGAAAAAGCCTGAGTTGGTGGAAACAAAGATGATGAACGTCGACGTGATTCCAACCGGCCAAAGCCGTGGCCGTACGTTCGAAACACCAGAAGGTCGCGAAATTGAATTTGTGTACCACGTTAACCACGACGCTTTCTTCACGTTCTTTGAAGAGACAATGATGGCAATGACCCACTACTAA
- a CDS encoding WxL domain-containing protein: MIKQALFGATVLAGLVGVAGVAHAADDTNVYPTGFQKGEQSDIATNQGKTQIEFTGDQSTQFNNAGGTAFVNPNKDATVQTAQDAKGKQAFGLTLLQVPDFNFGSQKLDGITSATDGYTTDGLKAYANADNDLVNSKPVDGGIVVRDLRGGSAGYQVYAAASNLYSDNGAVLPVDSIGLKVAGQNATSTDAKDAILGTDGFATVYKALNSTTTGAAQTDRSAGTKQDDDLVGRVAGYGNLVLTGDEDTNGTYTSGATSLNLKLANNKVKATAYKGFVTFTLQDTELTKPAATNAK, from the coding sequence ATGATTAAGCAAGCTTTGTTTGGTGCCACGGTGTTGGCAGGATTGGTTGGTGTTGCTGGGGTAGCGCATGCGGCAGATGATACGAATGTATATCCAACAGGATTTCAAAAGGGTGAACAATCAGATATTGCTACTAACCAAGGAAAGACGCAAATTGAATTTACGGGTGATCAAAGTACACAATTCAACAATGCAGGTGGCACTGCTTTCGTAAACCCAAATAAGGATGCGACAGTTCAGACTGCTCAAGACGCCAAGGGGAAGCAAGCCTTTGGGTTGACGTTGCTACAAGTGCCAGACTTCAACTTTGGGTCTCAAAAGCTTGATGGTATCACATCTGCTACGGATGGATACACGACAGACGGATTGAAGGCGTACGCAAATGCTGATAATGACCTTGTAAACAGCAAGCCAGTAGATGGTGGTATTGTTGTTCGTGACTTGCGTGGTGGTAGTGCAGGTTACCAAGTGTATGCGGCAGCATCAAACTTGTATTCAGATAATGGAGCAGTTCTACCAGTAGATTCAATCGGTTTGAAGGTTGCAGGTCAAAATGCAACGTCAACCGATGCTAAGGATGCTATTCTCGGAACAGACGGTTTTGCAACTGTTTACAAGGCATTAAATAGCACAACGACTGGCGCAGCTCAAACTGATCGATCAGCCGGAACTAAGCAAGACGATGACTTGGTTGGTCGTGTTGCCGGTTACGGAAACTTGGTACTAACAGGTGATGAAGACACAAACGGAACGTACACGTCAGGTGCCACATCATTGAACTTGAAGTTGGCAAACAACAAGGTTAAGGCAACGGCGTACAAGGGATTTGTAACGTTCACGTTGCAAGATACTGAGTTGACAAAGCCGGCTGCAACTAACGCAAAGTAA
- a CDS encoding (deoxy)nucleoside triphosphate pyrophosphohydrolase codes for MKKRIAVVGAAIIENQKLLAAKRSEGRSLGGYWEFPGGKINEGETSEAALQREVFEEFGANATIFEKLDEPFEKEYDFGTVVLEILYARLDSQITKTIEHEELRWVTEEEALKLDWAPTDVPAIEELVERGFNHVD; via the coding sequence ATGAAAAAGCGAATAGCAGTTGTTGGGGCGGCAATTATCGAAAATCAGAAGTTGTTGGCAGCTAAGCGTTCAGAGGGACGATCATTAGGTGGATACTGGGAATTTCCGGGCGGAAAAATTAATGAAGGTGAGACATCAGAAGCAGCCTTACAACGTGAAGTATTTGAAGAATTTGGAGCTAATGCAACTATTTTCGAAAAGCTGGATGAGCCATTTGAAAAAGAATATGATTTTGGGACGGTTGTTCTTGAAATTTTGTACGCTCGTTTAGATTCTCAAATTACCAAGACTATTGAGCATGAAGAGTTACGTTGGGTAACGGAAGAAGAGGCACTTAAACTAGATTGGGCGCCGACAGATGTGCCAGCTATTGAAGAACTGGTTGAGCGAGGATTTAATCATGTCGACTAA
- a CDS encoding DUF6339 family protein, giving the protein MNIPIVSNKFLEEFDTNFDTDMLDLYKLQNALEIQNVMNKEGNVFRTKKEYEKQELLLPETSEYDNAYENIVSLHSQLRNLTPVEATDPRIWVALENTDFLDYHLRVLKVMDFKAGKQESSIKSRSSFIVNGHKRSLAINNLASLWWIGHVFYDAEHEDPYHFVKLFTQTDFRGNFVALSSSNVIDSDHIRLGIFDAVFELIQDGQISQNRKAFSEANKIMNMIGGIRLLDLLTRKEVYEYVLRSLPNQLESKRR; this is encoded by the coding sequence ATGAATATTCCTATTGTTTCTAATAAATTTTTGGAAGAGTTTGATACGAATTTTGATACCGATATGCTTGATTTATACAAGCTGCAAAACGCGTTAGAAATTCAAAATGTCATGAACAAGGAAGGCAATGTTTTTCGAACAAAGAAAGAGTATGAGAAGCAGGAGTTACTGTTGCCAGAAACTAGTGAGTATGACAACGCGTATGAAAATATTGTGAGTTTACACTCGCAATTAAGAAATTTAACTCCCGTAGAAGCGACAGATCCTCGAATTTGGGTCGCTTTGGAAAATACTGATTTTTTAGATTATCATTTGCGCGTGTTGAAGGTGATGGATTTTAAAGCTGGAAAACAAGAATCTTCAATAAAAAGCCGCTCAAGTTTTATTGTGAACGGACATAAAAGATCGTTGGCGATAAATAACTTAGCCTCACTATGGTGGATAGGACATGTTTTTTATGATGCAGAACATGAAGACCCATATCATTTTGTTAAGCTTTTTACACAAACTGACTTTAGAGGGAATTTTGTTGCACTTTCGTCAAGCAATGTGATTGATAGTGACCACATACGATTGGGCATATTTGATGCTGTGTTTGAGTTGATTCAAGATGGACAAATTTCTCAGAATAGAAAGGCGTTTTCGGAAGCTAATAAGATCATGAATATGATTGGTGGAATTAGATTGCTAGATCTTCTTACGCGTAAAGAAGTGTATGAGTATGTGTTAAGAAGCTTGCCTAACCAGCTTGAGTCTAAGAGAAGATGA
- a CDS encoding DUF3427 domain-containing protein — translation MADGLEFYYLGSAKVLQAEEMIGKDKEGKDSNLIRFEIRLEKPVDPSLYRALVEDVDAEN, via the coding sequence GTGGCAGATGGACTTGAATTTTACTATCTAGGATCTGCAAAAGTACTTCAGGCTGAAGAGATGATCGGTAAAGACAAAGAAGGAAAAGATTCTAACCTGATTAGATTTGAAATTAGATTGGAAAAACCGGTTGATCCAAGCTTGTACAGGGCGTTAGTAGAGGATGTGGACGCTGAAAATTAG
- a CDS encoding DUF3427 domain-containing protein, with the protein MSTKDDLRAGIEFGFIDDTVEASGRYQPALLTNQGGDTILDHLTDELHTTKGFTFAVAFVTEGGLIDIKSTLNDLARKGIRGRLITSNYLDFNQPKVFKELLKLPNVDVRIINENGFHTKAYSFNHGDYTSVIIGSANLTQTALKKNFEWNLRVTSTHQGDITKQITARLDDLWNKAVPLTEDWIADYAAHYEDRKPNIQIERTDYFIESDEIRPNRMQEPALLALRKLRQQGAEKGLVVAATGTGKTYLAAFDVKQFAPKRMLFVVHREQILKKSIESFKKVLGGKDSDYGLLSGSRKDYEAKYLFATINMVSRPDVMDQLGKERFDYILIDEAHRVGHTQDAERETMYQRFMNYFTPKFMLGMTATPERTDGVNVYEYFDYNVAYEISLLDALDSELLAPFHYIGVTDFEKDGEIIDDNTELRRLVSDERVNYLLEKTNYYGYAGPELHGLIFVSRIEEGEALVNELNVRNVAARFISGKNSVEEREQAVRDLEDGDLEYIVTVDVFNEGVDIPKVNQVVMMRPTVSSIIFLQQLGRGLRKIEGKEYVTVIDFIGNYSNNYMIPMAFDKSRSSNKDRIRKNIISPTISGVSTINFEEVARQQILKAVGQANLNSMAKYKDAYNALKQKIGNRVPMFVDFVQRGTVGIDDIIGKFKEGLLDYQMKFDKDAPLPVFNDRQQKFLRFVSKEVGASKRILESELMRWIISESKLTDRDIVTRFKEHGYFFEESTLDNLQKIFDLSYFMKANFEKYGEVAILQRKQGEWSFTDEFRTELADKEFEKYVVDAVDAGYQNVMQNYNTNVRFQIGEKYLRADVIKFLEWDKEQNPQNVGGYIKRPDDRYLPAFINLKKSENHSSLVSYEDGFINRDTMVWFSKNQRTLNSKVEKLISETDDFGFIHMFVKKIG; encoded by the coding sequence ATGTCGACTAAAGATGATCTTCGAGCGGGGATAGAATTCGGATTTATTGATGATACAGTGGAAGCTTCAGGTCGTTATCAACCAGCGCTGCTAACTAATCAAGGCGGGGATACTATTTTAGATCACCTAACTGACGAACTGCATACAACTAAAGGATTTACGTTCGCGGTAGCTTTCGTTACAGAGGGTGGATTGATTGACATTAAAAGTACACTTAATGACTTGGCACGAAAAGGCATTCGTGGTCGATTGATAACGTCAAATTATTTGGATTTTAATCAGCCTAAAGTGTTCAAAGAACTCTTGAAGCTGCCAAATGTTGATGTGCGAATTATTAACGAGAATGGGTTCCATACCAAAGCTTATTCATTCAACCACGGTGATTACACATCAGTCATTATAGGTAGTGCTAATCTAACCCAAACAGCACTAAAAAAGAATTTTGAATGGAATTTGCGAGTTACATCAACCCATCAAGGTGACATCACAAAACAAATAACGGCTCGCCTTGATGATTTGTGGAATAAGGCAGTGCCTTTAACAGAAGACTGGATCGCCGATTATGCTGCACACTACGAAGATAGAAAGCCGAACATTCAGATAGAGCGTACTGATTACTTTATTGAATCAGATGAAATAAGACCAAATCGGATGCAAGAACCAGCCTTATTAGCACTGCGAAAGTTACGACAACAAGGTGCAGAAAAAGGATTAGTGGTTGCAGCAACTGGAACTGGGAAAACGTATTTAGCAGCCTTTGATGTAAAACAATTTGCGCCAAAGAGAATGCTATTTGTAGTTCACCGTGAGCAAATCTTAAAAAAGTCTATTGAGAGTTTTAAAAAGGTACTTGGCGGAAAAGACTCAGATTATGGACTGTTATCAGGGTCACGCAAAGATTACGAAGCAAAGTATCTCTTTGCAACGATTAACATGGTTTCTCGTCCAGATGTTATGGATCAACTTGGAAAAGAACGGTTTGATTACATTCTAATTGATGAGGCTCATCGTGTTGGGCATACGCAAGATGCCGAACGAGAAACGATGTATCAACGATTTATGAATTACTTCACTCCAAAATTCATGTTGGGAATGACGGCGACACCAGAACGTACGGACGGTGTTAATGTATATGAGTATTTCGACTATAACGTGGCGTATGAGATTTCGTTGTTAGATGCGCTTGATTCTGAACTATTGGCGCCATTTCACTATATTGGAGTTACTGACTTTGAAAAAGATGGTGAAATCATTGACGACAATACAGAACTAAGGCGATTGGTATCTGACGAACGTGTTAACTATCTTTTAGAGAAAACTAACTATTACGGATATGCCGGCCCTGAATTACATGGTCTGATTTTTGTCAGCCGAATTGAAGAAGGTGAAGCGTTAGTAAACGAGTTGAACGTAAGAAACGTAGCAGCACGATTCATTAGTGGTAAAAATTCCGTTGAAGAACGCGAACAAGCAGTTCGCGATTTAGAAGATGGCGATCTTGAGTATATCGTGACAGTTGACGTTTTCAACGAAGGAGTCGACATACCTAAGGTGAACCAGGTTGTTATGATGAGGCCAACCGTTTCAAGCATTATATTCTTACAGCAACTTGGCCGTGGCCTTAGAAAGATTGAAGGTAAAGAATATGTGACGGTCATTGATTTCATTGGAAATTACTCGAATAACTACATGATTCCGATGGCCTTTGATAAGTCCCGTTCATCAAACAAGGATCGTATTCGAAAAAATATTATTTCCCCAACTATTTCAGGCGTCTCAACGATTAATTTTGAAGAGGTAGCACGCCAACAAATTTTGAAGGCCGTTGGACAAGCCAATCTTAATTCTATGGCAAAGTATAAAGATGCGTATAACGCCTTGAAACAAAAGATTGGAAATAGGGTGCCAATGTTTGTTGATTTTGTTCAGAGAGGAACAGTGGGGATTGATGACATTATTGGCAAATTTAAGGAGGGTCTGCTAGATTATCAGATGAAGTTTGATAAAGATGCTCCACTGCCAGTATTTAATGATCGCCAACAAAAATTTTTAAGATTTGTATCCAAAGAAGTAGGTGCATCGAAGCGAATTCTTGAATCAGAATTAATGAGGTGGATAATTAGCGAAAGCAAATTAACTGACCGAGACATTGTAACGAGATTTAAAGAACACGGATATTTTTTTGAAGAGAGCACACTGGATAATCTTCAAAAAATATTTGATCTATCCTACTTTATGAAAGCAAATTTCGAAAAGTACGGTGAGGTCGCAATTCTTCAAAGAAAACAAGGAGAGTGGAGTTTCACTGATGAGTTCCGTACTGAACTAGCAGACAAGGAATTTGAAAAATACGTTGTAGACGCAGTGGATGCTGGATATCAAAATGTGATGCAAAACTACAATACAAACGTCCGGTTCCAAATTGGTGAAAAATATTTACGAGCTGATGTTATTAAATTCTTGGAGTGGGACAAAGAACAGAATCCACAAAATGTCGGAGGCTATATTAAACGTCCGGACGATAGATACCTACCCGCATTCATAAACTTGAAAAAATCTGAAAACCATTCTAGTCTCGTTTCTTATGAAGATGGATTCATAAATAGGGACACAATGGTTTGGTTCTCAAAAAATCAGAGAACGTTAAACTCTAAAGTCGAGAAGCTGATTTCTGAGACGGATGACTTCGGGTTTATTCATATGTTTGTAAAAAAAATCGGATAA
- a CDS encoding aryl-sulfate sulfotransferase, which produces MFSFIKRHKIMTSTLAVVVVAGLATAGYHAYKESHPTLLTTAEIKQNLGLKLSNKFTNDQKAANKTYASAMQNSQYTVDNMYTKVNPYGTSPLTAFVIFQTDQKATVSYSVAGKTKATTISNDIDGETTTHKIPVVGLYADTANKVTFTIKYADGHTDEKTITLRTKALPKSMSNIKIDVKKSDADKMSLGDNSLTVMARTTKEPFAIDASGDIRWYSTTYNEHIFKTLKNGHLLMMRKQNNSALVYNDLIETDYMGRIYKTYHFSNKTSGSDNATMKNKSEGETTAIHHDVIELPNGDLLATVSDGSKYIEDTMIVIDRQTGEINRVIDFKKIFPAEMYTKYTSTKRADGGIDWLHQNSINYDESDDSIVISARNQDLVMKFDFKTMKPIWILSSKAKSSWPKKWQKYVLTYADGTSINGGQHDATVVVGSHNGSKETITLYDNNIAVTNGDKKSSGKYSQGMQLEIDTKTMTAKETWAYGKTRGTANYTDRIGSTALLSNGNYLIDFGYLNEKNGDASNIVEVTADNEVVFDVELSNLQNKGYVYRAYRVNIK; this is translated from the coding sequence ATGTTTTCATTTATTAAACGACATAAGATTATGACAAGCACGTTGGCAGTTGTAGTTGTAGCAGGGCTGGCGACGGCTGGTTACCATGCCTACAAGGAAAGTCATCCAACGCTTTTAACGACAGCAGAAATCAAGCAGAACTTAGGTCTAAAGTTATCGAATAAGTTTACGAATGATCAAAAGGCTGCTAATAAGACGTACGCATCAGCAATGCAGAATTCGCAATATACAGTGGATAATATGTACACCAAGGTGAATCCTTATGGCACATCCCCACTAACCGCGTTCGTCATCTTCCAAACCGACCAAAAGGCAACGGTCAGTTACTCGGTTGCCGGTAAGACAAAGGCAACAACGATTTCAAATGACATTGACGGTGAGACGACCACTCACAAGATTCCGGTCGTTGGCCTGTATGCCGATACAGCCAATAAGGTCACGTTTACCATTAAGTATGCAGATGGGCACACGGACGAAAAGACGATTACGTTGCGGACCAAGGCACTGCCAAAGTCGATGTCGAACATCAAGATTGACGTGAAGAAATCTGATGCTGACAAAATGTCGCTTGGTGATAACAGTTTGACAGTTATGGCCCGTACAACGAAGGAGCCGTTTGCCATTGACGCATCAGGTGATATTCGTTGGTATTCAACGACGTACAATGAGCACATTTTCAAGACGCTCAAGAATGGTCACCTGTTGATGATGCGCAAGCAAAACAACAGTGCGCTGGTCTATAACGACTTGATTGAAACTGACTACATGGGACGCATTTATAAGACGTACCACTTCAGCAACAAGACATCTGGGTCAGATAATGCGACGATGAAAAACAAGTCAGAAGGCGAGACGACAGCAATTCACCACGACGTGATTGAGCTGCCAAATGGTGATTTGTTGGCAACTGTTTCTGATGGGTCAAAGTACATTGAAGATACGATGATTGTTATTGATCGCCAGACTGGTGAAATCAACCGCGTTATCGACTTCAAGAAAATCTTCCCAGCTGAAATGTACACCAAGTACACGTCAACCAAGCGTGCTGATGGTGGTATCGATTGGTTGCACCAAAATTCAATCAACTATGATGAAAGTGATGATAGCATCGTCATTTCTGCCCGTAACCAAGATTTGGTGATGAAGTTTGATTTCAAGACAATGAAGCCAATTTGGATTCTATCAAGCAAGGCCAAGTCATCATGGCCAAAGAAATGGCAGAAGTATGTTTTGACATATGCAGATGGCACGTCAATCAACGGTGGTCAACATGATGCGACTGTCGTAGTAGGTAGCCACAACGGTAGCAAGGAAACCATCACGTTGTACGACAACAACATCGCAGTGACGAATGGTGATAAGAAGTCATCAGGCAAGTACTCACAAGGCATGCAGTTGGAAATTGACACGAAGACGATGACGGCCAAGGAAACGTGGGCTTACGGTAAGACACGTGGGACAGCCAACTACACCGACCGTATTGGCTCAACGGCATTGTTGTCAAACGGCAATTACTTGATTGACTTTGGTTATTTGAATGAAAAGAATGGGGATGCCTCAAACATCGTTGAAGTGACAGCGGATAATGAGGTGGTCTTTGATGTTGAACTATCAAACCTACAAAATAAGGGATATGTTTACCGTGCATATCGCGTGAATATTAAGTAA
- a CDS encoding NAD(P)-dependent oxidoreductase: MTFKIAAYGVRENEIAYFNKLNKYDYELTLFADNLTHDNVETAKGHDAVLIRANNVADAQNLATLAEYGIKYVFTRTVAYSHIDLAAAKANGQTVAYVPSYSPYAVGELAFTLALMQQRHTTMAAANAAKGQFQVLPGMFATELHDLTVGIIGTGRIGRAEAELWRGVGATVLGYDVYENEDAKALLTYATEEELLAKSDIVSLHVPHFPGKNDAYFNADYVAKMKDGAILVNTARAEITDQDAILDAVESGKLNGFATDVVSQERLFFGKNFKGESTGNATVDKMMALYPQVIVTPHMGSYTEEALTDMISISFDNFNDVLTTGTSRNVVESN, encoded by the coding sequence ATGACATTTAAGATTGCCGCCTATGGCGTACGTGAGAATGAAATTGCCTACTTTAACAAGTTGAACAAGTATGACTACGAATTGACGTTGTTTGCTGACAACTTGACGCATGATAACGTTGAGACTGCTAAGGGTCACGATGCTGTTCTAATTCGTGCAAACAACGTTGCTGATGCACAGAACTTAGCAACATTGGCTGAATACGGCATCAAGTATGTCTTTACGCGCACGGTTGCGTACAGCCACATTGACTTGGCTGCCGCAAAGGCTAACGGTCAAACGGTTGCTTATGTACCAAGTTATTCACCATACGCTGTTGGTGAATTGGCCTTTACGTTGGCCTTGATGCAACAACGTCACACAACGATGGCTGCCGCAAATGCAGCCAAGGGACAATTTCAAGTATTGCCTGGTATGTTTGCAACTGAGCTTCACGATTTGACGGTTGGTATTATTGGTACGGGTCGTATCGGTCGTGCCGAAGCTGAACTATGGCGTGGTGTTGGGGCAACGGTTTTGGGATATGATGTTTATGAGAACGAGGATGCCAAGGCTTTGTTGACGTACGCAACTGAAGAAGAGTTGTTGGCAAAGTCAGACATTGTGTCATTGCACGTGCCACACTTCCCAGGTAAAAACGATGCCTACTTTAACGCAGACTACGTGGCAAAGATGAAAGATGGTGCGATTTTGGTGAACACAGCACGTGCCGAAATCACTGATCAAGATGCTATTTTGGATGCCGTTGAGTCAGGTAAGTTGAACGGATTTGCGACTGACGTTGTCTCACAGGAACGTTTGTTCTTCGGTAAGAACTTCAAGGGTGAGTCAACGGGGAATGCCACGGTTGATAAGATGATGGCTTTGTACCCACAAGTCATTGTGACGCCACACATGGGATCGTACACAGAAGAAGCATTGACGGATATGATTTCAATCAGTTTTGACAACTTCAATGATGTCTTAACGACGGGTACGTCACGTAACGTGGTCGAATCAAATTAA
- a CDS encoding WxL protein host-binding domain-containing protein, whose translation MNYKKQTAIAVLGVLGLLTLSTTNVSAADYSNENPEFSIALSPIDGQQKTGGTTWDIKTGPNKKFGGVVYIQNTSKADATYDVSVQQGFTNSNLVVGYASGNNNKSLPANMRLNSIAKVPQEKVTVKAGQTVYAPINFKTSAKSFDGTIIGAVVVTKQVPKGDVKQAGLTNQFSYVKGIKLSETDKPVTADLVNTHKGRVVTKDSQQVFELGLANNQDNYIGDLKVTTTIKHGNKVVMQDTQASRQIAPNASFKYQLPANQNLAAGKYSYRVEMVNTQSKKNWVFTGDFKISAVTQGTVALRRSTAFIPAWIWWLMGILIAGFMMMLFMLPKSRRQKDKQV comes from the coding sequence ATGAACTACAAGAAGCAAACTGCGATTGCTGTTCTTGGGGTTTTGGGTTTATTGACATTATCAACTACGAACGTATCTGCAGCCGATTACAGCAATGAAAATCCTGAGTTTTCAATTGCATTGTCGCCTATTGATGGGCAACAGAAAACCGGCGGTACGACGTGGGATATTAAGACAGGGCCGAATAAGAAATTTGGTGGGGTGGTCTATATCCAGAACACGTCAAAAGCGGATGCGACGTATGATGTCAGTGTGCAACAAGGCTTTACCAATAGTAATTTGGTCGTGGGGTATGCGTCGGGCAATAACAACAAGTCTTTGCCGGCGAATATGCGTTTGAACAGCATTGCGAAGGTGCCACAAGAAAAGGTAACCGTGAAGGCTGGGCAAACCGTATATGCACCAATTAATTTTAAAACGTCAGCGAAGTCATTCGACGGTACGATTATCGGGGCCGTGGTGGTCACGAAGCAAGTGCCTAAGGGTGATGTGAAGCAAGCTGGTTTAACGAATCAGTTTAGCTACGTTAAGGGCATTAAGTTGTCAGAGACTGACAAGCCGGTTACCGCTGATCTTGTGAACACGCATAAGGGACGTGTTGTCACAAAGGATAGCCAGCAAGTATTTGAGCTTGGACTAGCTAATAACCAAGACAATTACATCGGTGACTTGAAAGTAACAACAACCATTAAACACGGCAATAAGGTCGTGATGCAGGATACGCAAGCGAGTCGTCAGATTGCGCCGAATGCATCATTTAAGTACCAATTGCCAGCTAACCAAAACTTGGCGGCAGGAAAGTATTCATATCGCGTTGAGATGGTGAATACGCAATCAAAGAAGAATTGGGTCTTTACAGGTGATTTTAAGATTTCGGCTGTGACCCAAGGAACCGTTGCCTTGCGTCGTTCTACGGCTTTCATTCCGGCCTGGATTTGGTGGTTAATGGGAATCCTCATTGCAGGGTTCATGATGATGTTGTTTATGTTGCCTAAGAGTCGACGTCAAAAGGATAAGCAAGTGTAG